One Oncorhynchus keta strain PuntledgeMale-10-30-2019 chromosome 23, Oket_V2, whole genome shotgun sequence DNA segment encodes these proteins:
- the LOC118402567 gene encoding homeobox protein Mohawk-like, giving the protein MFKIIGSCLGGVKVCHKRQALQDMARPLKQWLYKHKENPYPTKTEKVLLALGSHMTLVQVSNWFANARRRLKNTVSQPDLSWALRIKLYNKYIQGNAERMSVSSADTNSEDDECHLQTPASQPELSRPSLKSVIKQENGTDPAFSDDYVSPPPKYKSSLLNRYINDTLRHVISTPDDVTKSHLRNHSGSFSSNECDDNLVSPSSSEAEANSLYHMVSLQNGSGKSERGQRREEAEWREIHAAMALTNLAQGQCCATGTTTTSCIIQKSSHISEIKTVKVSLPNNV; this is encoded by the exons ATGTTCAAAATAATTGG GTCTTGTCTGGGCGGGGTCAAAGTTTGCCACAAGCGCCAGGCGCTTCAGGACATGGCGAGGCCTCTTAAGCAGTGGCTGTACAAACACAAGGAAAACCCCTACCCCACCAAGACAGAAAAGGTCCTGCTCGCCCTGGGGTCCCACATGACTTTAGTACAG GTCTCAAACTGGTTTGCCAATGCCCGGCGGAGGTTGAAGAATACAGTGAGTCAGCCAGACTTAAGTTGGGCTCTACGGATCAAACTCTATAATAAATACATCCAGGGCAACGCTGAGAGAATGAGTGTCAGCAGTGCAGACACCAACTCTGAGG ATGATGAGTGTCACTTACAAACTCCAGCTAGCCAACCAGAGCTCTCCAGGCCCTCACTTAAGAGTGTCATCAAACAGGAGAACGGGACTGATCCTGCCTTCAGTGACGACTATGTCTCTCCACCCCCCAAGTACAAGAGCAGCTTGCTGAACCGGTACATTAACGACACCCTACGACACGTGATCTCAACCCCTGATGACGTCACAAAGTCCCACCTGAGGAACCACTCAGGGTCGTTCAGCTCCAACGAGTGTGATGACAACCTcgtctcaccttcttcctctgaggCAGAGGCAAACTCTCTCTACCATATGG tctctctccagaatggctcA gggaagagtgagagaggccagaggagggaggaggcagagtgGAGAGAGATCCACGCTGCCATGGCTCTGACTAACTTGGCCCAGGGGCAGTGCTGCGCCACAGGGACTACCACCACCAGCTGTATCATTCAAAAGTCCTCCCACATCTCAGAAATTAAGACTGTCAAAGTGTCCCTGCCAAACAATGTCTAG